The Vicia villosa cultivar HV-30 ecotype Madison, WI linkage group LG1, Vvil1.0, whole genome shotgun sequence genome includes a region encoding these proteins:
- the LOC131644665 gene encoding leucine-rich repeat receptor-like protein kinase PXC1: protein MMMNSIIIFFFFFLFLTIYIVPCLSYNDTHALTLFRQQTDTHGQLLANWTGHDACSGTWHGVVCSPNNRVTTLTLHSLNLRGPIDALAPLTHLRLLDLHNNRLNGNVSASVLSNCTNLKLLYLAGNDFSGQIPSEISSLINLLRLDLSDNNLAGEIPNEISRLTSLLTLRLQNNALSGNIPDISSAMPNLTELNMTNNEFYGHIPNSMLAKFSDESFSGNEGLCGSKPFQVCSSTEKTPPSSEPVQTVPSNPSTFPETSVIARPRSHHRKGLSPGAIVAIVVANCVALLVITSFVVAHCCAKGRGVNSNSIMGSETGNGKRKSYGSEKKVYNTNGGGGDSSDGTSGTDMSKLVFFDRRNGFELEDLLRASAEMLGKGSLGTVYRAVLDDGSTVAVKRLKDANPCARHEFEQYMDVIGKLKHPNIVKLRAYYYAKEEKLLVYDYLSNGSLHALLHGNRGPGRIPLDWTTRISLVLGAARGLARIHTEYSAAKVPHGNVKSSNVLLDKNGVACISDFGLSLLLNPVHAIARLGGYRAPEQTEQKRLSQQADVYSFGVLLLEVLTGRAPSLQYPSPGTRHRKDEEEENVVDLPKWVRSVVREEWTGEVFDQELLRYKNIEEELVSMLHVGLACVAQQPEKRPTMVDVVKMIEDIRVEQSPLCEDYDESRNSLSPSIPTTEDGLV, encoded by the exons ATGATGATGAACtctatcatcatcttcttcttcttcttcctctttctcaCCATCTACATTGTACCATGTTTATCCTATAATGACACACATGCACTTACTCTCTTCCGTCAACAAACCGACACTCACGGCCAACTCCTCGCCAACTGGACCGGACACGATGCATGCTCGGGTACATGGCACGGCGTTGTTTGCTCCCCAAACAACCGTGTCACCACTCTCACACTTCATTCCCTCAACCTTCGAGGACCCATCGACGCTCTCGCTCCTCTCACTCATCTTCGCCTCCTTGATCTCCATAATAACCGTCTAAACGGTAACGTTTCAGCTTCTGTCCTTTCCAACTGCACCAATCTTAAACTCCTCTACCTCGCCGGAAACGACTTCTCCGGTCAAATCCCATCTGAAATCTCCTCCTTGATTAACCTCCTCCGTCTCGACCTCTCCGATAACAACCTCGCCGGAGAAATTCCCAATGAAATCTCCCGTTTGACTAGCCTCCTCACTCTGAGGCTTCAGAACAACGCACTCTCCGGTAACATCCCGGATATCTCCTCCGCCATGCCGAATCTCACAGAACTCAACATGACAAACAACGAATTCTACGGCCATATACCAAACTCAATGCTAGCGAAATTCAGTGACGAAAGCTTCTCTGGTAACGAAGGTTTATGCGGTTCAAAACCGTTTCAAGTTTGCTCCTCCACGGAGAAAACTCCTCCTTCATCTGAACCGGTTCAGACCGTCCCTTCAAACCCGAGTACTTTCCCTGAAACAAGCGTTATCGCAAGACCAAGAAGCCATCACCGTAAAGGGTTAAGCCCTGGCGCAATTGTAGCCATTGTGGTAGCAAACTGTGTTGCATTGTTAGTTATAACATCGTTCGTTGTTGCTCACTGTTGTGCTAAAGGGAGAGGTGTTAATAGTAATTCCATAATGGGTAGTGAGACTGGAAATGGAAAGAGGAAAAGTTATGGTAGTGAAAAGAAGGTGTATAATACAAATGGTGGAGGTGGTGATAGTAGTGATGGGACTAGTGGAACTGATATGAGTAAGCTTGTGTTTTTTGATAGAAGGAATGGATTTGAGTTGGAGGATCTGTTACGTGCTTCTGCTGAGATGCTTGGGAAGGGAAGTTTAGGAACTGTTTATAGAGCAGTGCTTGATGATGGTAGTACAGTTGCTGTTAAGAGGTTAAAAGATGCAAATCCATGTGCTAGGCATGAGTTTGAGCAGTATATGGATGTGATTGGGAAGCTTAAACATCCCAATATTGTTAAACTAAGAGCTTATTATTATGCCAAGGAAGAAAAACTTCTTGTCTATGATTATCTCTCCAATGGAAGcttgcatgctcttcttcatg GGAACCGTGGACCGGGGAGGATTCCGTTGGATTGGACGACAAGAATAAGCTTGGTGTTAGGAGCAGCAAGAGGGCTTGCTAGGATTCATACAGAGTATAGTGCAGCAAAAGTGCCTCATGGGAACGTGAAATCGTCCAATGTACTACTTGACAAGAACGGTGTTGCTTGCATATCTGATTTTGGACTATCACTACTGTTGAACCCTGTTCATGCAATTGCAAGACTGGGAGGGTACAGAGCACCTGAACAAACAGAACAGAAAAGGCTGTCTCAGCAAGCTGATGTATACAGTTTTGGAGTGTTGCTGTTGGAAGTTCTCACAGGGAGAGCACCTTCGTTACAGTATCCGTCTCCGGGGACTCGTCATCGTAAAGATGAAGAGGAAGAAAATGTGGTGGATCTACCGAAATGGGTTCGATCTGTTGTGAGAGAAGAGTGGACTGGAGAGGTTTTTGATCAAGAACTTCTGAGGTACAAGAATATTGAGGAAGAGCTTGTGTCAATGCTGCATGTTGGTTTAGCTTGTGTGGCGCAGCAGCCAGAGAAGAGGCCAACTATGGTAGATGTTGTTAAGATGATTGAGGATATCAGGGTGGAGCAATCTCCTCTGTGTGAGGACTATGATGAATCGCGCAATTCACTTTCACCTTCCATTCCCACCACTGAAGATGGTCTTGTTTAG
- the LOC131644666 gene encoding uridylate kinase PUMPKIN, chloroplastic, which yields MASCDDDDDFSILRDDNHHSHHLHQTFAPHHHHHHHHFSAASVQSKPVGDDDTDDYGNPFDDDAGSEKRKDRDEIGDGTTSYGFNKRPKPASSGNGIGNGGVGVGAEYRKDREEWSDTAIVCLLEAYTEKFTQLNRGNLRGRDWEEVASVVSERCENQSKSVEQCKNKVDNLKKRYKLERHRMNNGCISASHWPWYKQMENIVGNSLPSKFADEDKAIVPASNSPRQSKRYGMATSSSGGQVNSLKSKALPNLRWRRVVLKISGSALTGSDTCNIDPKVAMLVSSEVAIASRLGVEIAIVVGGRNFFCGDAWVTATGLERCTAYQVGMMATVMNSLLLQSTLEKMGVQTRVQTSVSMQEFAEPYNRQRAIRHLEKGRVVIFGGIGFGAGNPLFSTDIAAALRASEVNAQAVLKATNVDGVYDCSSRDSNFTFEHISFRELVSRGVTSMDMSALTFCEENAIPVVVFNLLAPGNISKALCGEQVGTLIDQTGAIS from the exons ATGGCATCTTGCGACGACGACGATGATTTCTCTATCCTCCGTGACGATAACCACCACTCTCACCATCTCCACCAAACCTTCGCACCGCATCACCACCATCACCACCACCATTTCTCCGCCGCGTCAGTCCAATCGAAGCCCGTCGGCGACGATGATACCGATGATTACGGAAATCCGTTCGATGATGACGCCGGAAGTGAGAAACGTAAGGATCGGGATGAGATCGGCGATGGAACGACGTCGTACGGGTTTAACAAGAGGCCGAAACCGGCTTCTAGCGGAAACGGAATCGGAAACGGAGGAGTAGGAGTAGGAGCAGAGTATAGGAAGGATCGAGAGGAATGGAGTGATACAGCGATTGTTTGCTTGCTGGAAGCGTATACTGAGAAGTTCACGCAGCTGAATCGGGGGAATCTGAGGGGGAGAGATTGGGAGGAGGTAGCGTCGGTGGTTAGTGAACGGTGTGAGAATCAATCGAAGAGTGTGGAGCAGTGTAAGAACAAGGTTGATAACCTAAAGAAACGGTATAAACTGGAGAGACATAGAATGAACAATGGTTGCATCTCAGCAAGTCACTGGCCTTGGTACAAGCAGATGGAAAACATCGTCGGAAATTCTCTTCCTTCGAAGTTTGCGGACGAGGATAAGGCCATTGTTCCTGCTTCCAATTCTCCTAGGCAGTCCAAGag ATATGGAATGGCAACGTCCAGCAGTGGAGGTCAAGTAAACAGCCTTAAGTCCAAAGCATTGCCAAACCTTAGATGGCGGAGAGTTGTTCTAAAAATTAGTGGATCAGCACTTACGGGATCTGATACCTGCAATATTGACCCTAAG GTGGCCATGTTAGTTTCAAGTGAAGTTGCAATAGCTTCCCGCCTTGGTGTCGAG ATAGCAATTGTTGTCGGAGGTCGTAATTTCTTCTGTGGAGATGCATGGGTAACTGCTACAGGTTTAGAAAGATGTACTGCATACCAAGTTGG GATGATGGCTACTGTGATGAATTCGTTACTGCTCCAATCAACCCTCGAGAAGATGGGTGTTCAGACTCGTGTTCAAACTTCAGTTTCAATGCAGGAGTTTGCTGAACCATACAATAGGCAACGGGCCATCAGGCATCTTGAGAAAGGAAGAGTAGTTATATTTGGTGGCATTGGTTTTGGTGCTGGCAATCCACTTTTCTCAACCGACATAGCTGCTGCTCTTCGGGCTTCAGAAG TTAATGCTCAGGCTGTCCTCAAAGCTACTAACGTAGATGGTGTATATGACTGCAGCTCCCGAGACAGCAATTTCACTTTCGAACACATATCCTTCAGGGAGCTAGTGTCTAGAGGTGTTACCTCTATGGATATGTCAGCCTTGACATTCTGTGAGGAAAATGCCATTCCTG TTGTAGTTTTTAATCTATTGGCACCTGGGAACATCTCAAAAGCTTTATGTGGTGAACAAGTTGGCACACTAATTGACCAAACTGGAGCAATAAGCTAA